GCCGCAGTTCGTTCGGAACTGCCCGAACAGCCTCTTCTGTCACCCGAGCCAGCATCGGCAGGTTAAGAAACGCCAAGCTCACTGCTCCACCAAGGATCGTAAGCCCAATTCCGAAATATTCGGCGAAAATCGCCAGGCCGAGCAAGCCGAATACGATCGATGGTACGGAGGATAACGACTCAACACAAATACGAAGGATTTCTGTAAATCGATTGTTCGGCGCATATTCCGCCATATAAATCCCTGCTCCTACACCGATCGGAACTGAGATCAGCAGCGAGAGGAACAGGATATAGAAAGAGTTGAACAGCATCGGTCCGATGCCGCCGCCGGCATCGATCTCCTCAGGCAGCTTAATTAGAAAATCCCAAGAGATTTGCGGCAGCCCTTTGCTCAGGATGGTGAACAGCAGCCAGAACACAAGCAGCAGAATCACTGCTCCCAAAGCGTAAAAACAGCCCGTGGCGATCCGATCCCATAGCAAGGAGCGAGAAGTTTTCCGCGATAGCTTAAACCCGGTCATCGCCTAAGCCCCTCCCTTTCGCCCGATAATACGGATGATTAGAATCAACACGAACGAAATGAGCAGCAACAGGAACGCCATTAAGTGCAAACTATAATTCCATGTTGAGTCAAAATCGACGTTGGAGATCTGCATGACGATATTGCTCGTCAGTACCGATGTTGGAGCGAACAGGGATTTTGCCAGCTGCGGCGTATTCCCGATGACCATGACCACGGCCATCGTCTCCCCGATCGCCCGGGTCATCCCTAAAATAATCGCGGCCACGATGCCGCGGCCAGCTGCAGGCAGAACCACCTTAAAGGTGGTTTGCAGCCTGGTGGCACCGAGCGCATAAGAAGCGTCACGATACTTTCTCGGTACAGCAGAGATCGCATCCTCGCTAATACGGCTGATCGTCGGAAGAATCATGACGGTGAGCACCAATGCGGCGGCCAACAGACCATCCCCCAGCCCTTCCCCGCTTAGCTCCCGCAGCAGTGGGAGCAGTACGGTCAGTCCAAGATAGCCGTAGACAATGGACGGAATGCCGACTAATAAATCAAGCAGTGGGCTCACGAACTTCTTCAGCCATGCAGGTGCAATCTCCGCGATCAGGATAGCCATTCCTAAGGATAATGGAACGGCAATGATTAAGGTCAAGACCGTTAAAGACAATGTGTTGACGATAAATAGCGCAGCTCCGAAACGGCCCTCTTCCGGCGTCCAATCGAACGAGAAGAAGAACTCGGCCAGCGTTACCTCTTGAAAGGTTAACATCGCCGTCTTCCCGATAAAGAAAATGACCATCGCCAATACCAGACAGAGCGCTAAAATACTGAACAGGAAATAGTATTTAAAAAGCCAGTTTACCACCCGGGCCCGAGCACTTCTCGACGTAAGATTCCAGCGGTGACGC
The window above is part of the Paenibacillus lutimineralis genome. Proteins encoded here:
- the pstC gene encoding phosphate ABC transporter permease subunit PstC; its protein translation is MNISAHKAAREAGAELHPRHRWNLTSRSARARVVNWLFKYYFLFSILALCLVLAMVIFFIGKTAMLTFQEVTLAEFFFSFDWTPEEGRFGAALFIVNTLSLTVLTLIIAVPLSLGMAILIAEIAPAWLKKFVSPLLDLLVGIPSIVYGYLGLTVLLPLLRELSGEGLGDGLLAAALVLTVMILPTISRISEDAISAVPRKYRDASYALGATRLQTTFKVVLPAAGRGIVAAIILGMTRAIGETMAVVMVIGNTPQLAKSLFAPTSVLTSNIVMQISNVDFDSTWNYSLHLMAFLLLLISFVLILIIRIIGRKGGA
- the pstA gene encoding phosphate ABC transporter permease PstA, translated to MTGFKLSRKTSRSLLWDRIATGCFYALGAVILLLVFWLLFTILSKGLPQISWDFLIKLPEEIDAGGGIGPMLFNSFYILFLSLLISVPIGVGAGIYMAEYAPNNRFTEILRICVESLSSVPSIVFGLLGLAIFAEYFGIGLTILGGAVSLAFLNLPMLARVTEEAVRAVPNELRHAAYGLGTTQFHMIRTVVIPTAMQAIITGICLVAGRAFGESAVIILTAGLSTSGEMWDFNLFSPGETLAVHLWYVQSEAIVEDARQIADKAAAVLVFVVLLINMVFRVPLWINNRKLRK